A stretch of the Nothobranchius furzeri strain GRZ-AD chromosome 5, NfurGRZ-RIMD1, whole genome shotgun sequence genome encodes the following:
- the gnrhr1 gene encoding gonadotropin releasing hormone receptor 1 isoform X1: MSENGSSLTPPSSSLAPPPPNISQYPPLTNWEPPTFTRAAQFRVGATLLLFLFAACSNLALLASVWCGRGRRLSSHLRPLMLSLASADLMMTFVVMPLDAVWNVTVQWYGGNALCKLLCFLKLFSMHASAFILVVISLDRQHAILHPLDALSAHRRNRCMLLLAWSLSLLLASPQLFIFRTIRVESADFIQCASHGSFGHQWQETFYNMFHFITLYVVPLLMMSFCYSRILLHINQQHLQNKAGESHLRRCGTDIIPKARMKTLKMTVVIVLSFVVCWTPYYLLGIWYWFQPDMLQVTPEYIHHALFVFGNLNTCCDPVIYGFYTPSFRADLAACCRRSGSNTSPQSVARLSVRPGQHSGEQDQQAPPPTRL, encoded by the exons ATGTCAGAAAATGGCTCATCTTTGACTCCTCCCAGCAgctctttagctccgccccctccaAACATTTCTCAGTATCCCCCGCTCACAAACTGGGAGCCTCCCACTTTCACCCGGGCCGCCCAGTTCCGCGTCGGAGCCACTTTACTCCTCTTCCTGTTTGCTGCCTGCAGCAACCTTGCGTTGTTGGCCAGTGTGTGGTGTGGGCGTGGCCGGCGGCTGTCATCTCACCTGCGGCCGCTGATGCTTAGCCTGGCATCAGCTGACCTGATGATGACGTTTGTGGTGATGCCTCTGGATGCAGTGTGGAATGTGACAGTGCAATGGTACGGAGGCAATGCCCTCTGTAAACTGCTCTGCTTTCTGAAGCTGTTCTCCATGCAcgcctctgccttcatcctcgtgGTCATCAGCCTCGATCGCCAACATGCCATCCTGCACCCACTGGATGCATTGAGCGCACATCGCAGGAACCGATGCATGCTCCTGCTGGCCTGGAGTCTGAGTCTGCTTCTTGCATCCCCACAG CTCTTCATCTTCAGGACCATCAGGGTGGAATCAGCAGACTTCATCCAGTGTGCATCTCATGGCAGCTTCGGACATCAGTGGCAGGAAACCTTTTATAACATGTTTCACTTCATCACTTTGTATGTCGTCCCACTGCTGATGATGAGCTTCTGCTACAGCCGGATCCTGCTGCACATCAACCAGCAGCATCTGCAGAACAAAG CAGGTGAGTCACACCTGCGTCGCTGTGGCACTGACATCATCCCAAAGGCACGAATGAAGACTCTGAAGATGACTGTGGTGATAGTTCTGTCCTTTGTGGTGTGTTGGACTCCGTACTACCTGCTAGGTATCTGGTACTGGTTCCAGCCCGACATGCTCCAAGTCACACCTGAGTACATTCATCACGCCCTGTTTGTGTTTGGCAACCTGAACACCTGTTGTGACCCTGTCATCTATGGTTTCTACACTCCATCCTTCCGGGCTGACCTGGCGGCCTGCTGCCGCAGGTCGGGGAGCAACACCTCGCCACAATCTGTGGCCCGGCTGTCTGTTAGACCGGGTCAACATAGTGGGGAGCAGGACCAGCAGGCCCCGCCCCCAACTAGACTATGA
- the gnrhr1 gene encoding gonadotropin releasing hormone receptor 1 isoform X2 encodes MSENGSSLTPPSSSLAPPPPNISQYPPLTNWEPPTFTRAAQFRVGATLLLFLFAACSNLALLASVWCGRGRRLSSHLRPLMLSLASADLMMTFVVMPLDAVWNVTVQWYGGNALCKLLCFLKLFSMHASAFILVVISLDRQHAILHPLDALSAHRRNRCMLLLAWSLSLLLASPQLFIFRTIRVESADFIQCASHGSFGHQWQETFYNMFHFITLYVVPLLMMSFCYSRILLHINQQHLQNKGESHLRRCGTDIIPKARMKTLKMTVVIVLSFVVCWTPYYLLGIWYWFQPDMLQVTPEYIHHALFVFGNLNTCCDPVIYGFYTPSFRADLAACCRRSGSNTSPQSVARLSVRPGQHSGEQDQQAPPPTRL; translated from the exons ATGTCAGAAAATGGCTCATCTTTGACTCCTCCCAGCAgctctttagctccgccccctccaAACATTTCTCAGTATCCCCCGCTCACAAACTGGGAGCCTCCCACTTTCACCCGGGCCGCCCAGTTCCGCGTCGGAGCCACTTTACTCCTCTTCCTGTTTGCTGCCTGCAGCAACCTTGCGTTGTTGGCCAGTGTGTGGTGTGGGCGTGGCCGGCGGCTGTCATCTCACCTGCGGCCGCTGATGCTTAGCCTGGCATCAGCTGACCTGATGATGACGTTTGTGGTGATGCCTCTGGATGCAGTGTGGAATGTGACAGTGCAATGGTACGGAGGCAATGCCCTCTGTAAACTGCTCTGCTTTCTGAAGCTGTTCTCCATGCAcgcctctgccttcatcctcgtgGTCATCAGCCTCGATCGCCAACATGCCATCCTGCACCCACTGGATGCATTGAGCGCACATCGCAGGAACCGATGCATGCTCCTGCTGGCCTGGAGTCTGAGTCTGCTTCTTGCATCCCCACAG CTCTTCATCTTCAGGACCATCAGGGTGGAATCAGCAGACTTCATCCAGTGTGCATCTCATGGCAGCTTCGGACATCAGTGGCAGGAAACCTTTTATAACATGTTTCACTTCATCACTTTGTATGTCGTCCCACTGCTGATGATGAGCTTCTGCTACAGCCGGATCCTGCTGCACATCAACCAGCAGCATCTGCAGAACAAAG GTGAGTCACACCTGCGTCGCTGTGGCACTGACATCATCCCAAAGGCACGAATGAAGACTCTGAAGATGACTGTGGTGATAGTTCTGTCCTTTGTGGTGTGTTGGACTCCGTACTACCTGCTAGGTATCTGGTACTGGTTCCAGCCCGACATGCTCCAAGTCACACCTGAGTACATTCATCACGCCCTGTTTGTGTTTGGCAACCTGAACACCTGTTGTGACCCTGTCATCTATGGTTTCTACACTCCATCCTTCCGGGCTGACCTGGCGGCCTGCTGCCGCAGGTCGGGGAGCAACACCTCGCCACAATCTGTGGCCCGGCTGTCTGTTAGACCGGGTCAACATAGTGGGGAGCAGGACCAGCAGGCCCCGCCCCCAACTAGACTATGA